A region from the Candidatus Binatia bacterium genome encodes:
- a CDS encoding Zn-ribbon domain-containing OB-fold protein: MAEATPAAGPLPVVDFLKIPEAGDPYLEGHRCKKCSAMFLGPRATCAKCFARGQVEPVRLSNKGELYSFSIVYRSFPGIDTPYISAIVDLEGGGTVKGNLVDIEPDPKNVEFGMPVEVVYRDALGRKDKDGNSYLSYFFKPRS, translated from the coding sequence ATGGCCGAAGCGACGCCTGCGGCGGGGCCTCTCCCCGTCGTCGATTTTCTGAAGATCCCAGAAGCGGGTGATCCGTACCTCGAGGGCCATCGCTGCAAGAAGTGCAGCGCGATGTTCCTCGGTCCGCGCGCGACGTGTGCGAAATGTTTCGCGCGCGGTCAGGTCGAGCCCGTTCGGCTCTCGAACAAAGGGGAACTCTACTCGTTCTCGATCGTCTATAGGTCGTTTCCCGGCATCGACACGCCGTACATCTCCGCGATCGTGGACCTCGAAGGCGGTGGCACGGTGAAGGGGAATCTCGTTGACATCGAGCCGGATCCGAAGAACGTCGAGTTCGGGATGCCGGTCGAAGTCGTCTACCGCGACGCGCTCGGGCGCAAAGACAAAGACGGTAACTCCTACCTGAGTTACTTCTTCAAACCACGGAGCTGA
- a CDS encoding thiolase family protein — MSDVYILGIDMIKFGRFPDKTVAELGAEAAQMALDDANVSIQDIEGMWCGNLMQASNMVGQQVLQQIGQTGIPVVNCANACATGATAFRDAWMSVKAGIYDLVLAVGVEQMGKGLLGGMGGRGGIPKEGLLGSSTMPAIFAEAGMEHARKHGTTFEQFAKVSVKNHHHSTLNPKAMYQIETPLETVMNAEMISYPNTKLMCSVNVDGAAAVVIASEKKAKELGMSRAVRVKASVLTSDPFTERDLVMPDVNTCTRLGAQKAYEMAGVGPEDVNLVELHDCFATAEILHYENLGLCKDGEAGKMIDEGTVALGGKVPVNVSGGLLSKGHPLGATGIANLYEVSTHLRGEADKRQVEGAKIGMTHVIGLGSACAIHILEKV; from the coding sequence ATGAGTGACGTCTACATTCTCGGAATCGACATGATCAAGTTCGGGCGCTTCCCGGACAAGACGGTGGCGGAGCTCGGCGCCGAAGCGGCGCAGATGGCACTGGATGATGCGAACGTGTCGATCCAGGACATCGAGGGCATGTGGTGCGGCAACCTGATGCAGGCGTCCAACATGGTTGGACAGCAAGTTCTGCAGCAGATCGGCCAGACTGGAATCCCGGTCGTGAACTGTGCGAACGCGTGCGCGACGGGCGCCACTGCGTTCCGCGACGCGTGGATGTCCGTGAAGGCCGGCATCTACGATCTCGTGCTCGCTGTTGGTGTCGAGCAGATGGGCAAGGGTCTTCTCGGCGGCATGGGTGGTCGCGGCGGAATTCCCAAGGAGGGCCTCCTCGGCTCCTCGACGATGCCGGCGATCTTTGCGGAAGCGGGCATGGAGCACGCAAGGAAACACGGCACGACCTTCGAGCAGTTTGCCAAGGTGTCCGTGAAGAATCATCATCACTCGACGCTGAATCCGAAGGCGATGTATCAGATAGAGACCCCGCTCGAGACGGTCATGAACGCCGAGATGATCTCCTACCCAAACACGAAGCTGATGTGTTCGGTGAACGTCGATGGCGCGGCCGCAGTGGTGATCGCTTCGGAGAAGAAGGCGAAGGAACTCGGCATGAGCCGGGCCGTCCGGGTGAAGGCGTCGGTCCTGACGAGCGACCCCTTCACGGAGCGCGATCTCGTGATGCCGGATGTGAACACGTGCACACGTCTCGGCGCCCAGAAAGCCTACGAGATGGCGGGGGTTGGTCCCGAAGACGTGAACCTCGTCGAGCTGCACGATTGCTTCGCAACGGCGGAGATCCTCCACTACGAGAATCTTGGCCTCTGCAAGGACGGGGAAGCCGGTAAGATGATCGACGAGGGCACGGTCGCTCTCGGCGGCAAGGTGCCCGTGAACGTCTCGGGTGGTCTTCTCTCCAAGGGCCATCCTCTGGGTGCCACTGGGATCGCGAACCTCTACGAGGTTTCGACCCACCTTCGCGGAGAAGCTGACAAGCGTCAGGTCGAGGGCGCCAAGATCGGCATGACGCACGTCATCGGTCTCGGTAGCGCCTGCGCGATTCACATCCTCGAGAAGGTCTGA
- a CDS encoding amidinotransferase, translated as MGRLDGAAAETRSIPADRTRAELDALAKLLRAEGITVHRPEPARHDRLFQTVDWKERGFSSACPRDAVIVVGDELIETPLAWRARYFETDALRPLFLSYFRAGARWSSAPRPDLKDELYEEAHGEWLDDARPPMFAGESEPVLCAADVLRCGRDLFTMRTAGTNLAGIEWLRRHLRATHEVHEIKPRLPVGGMLDTIFLPLAPGEFLVRDAAIDPTQLPETVRAGTIRIAPKTSVQNANLAMNVLQLDPKRVLVEESQTDMTRALTSWGYDVRPVPLDGYAVLGGSLRRATLDIRRRSERPTS; from the coding sequence GTGGGCCGCCTCGACGGCGCCGCGGCCGAGACCCGGTCGATTCCAGCCGACCGGACCCGTGCCGAACTCGATGCGCTCGCCAAACTCTTGCGCGCCGAGGGCATCACGGTCCACCGCCCCGAGCCGGCCCGGCACGACCGCCTGTTCCAGACCGTGGATTGGAAGGAGCGCGGCTTCTCGTCGGCTTGCCCCCGCGACGCAGTGATCGTCGTCGGAGACGAACTCATCGAGACTCCCCTGGCCTGGCGTGCGCGCTACTTTGAGACCGACGCGCTCCGGCCGCTCTTCCTGTCCTACTTTCGCGCCGGCGCCCGCTGGAGTTCCGCGCCGCGTCCCGACTTGAAGGACGAGCTCTACGAAGAAGCCCACGGGGAGTGGCTCGACGATGCACGGCCACCGATGTTCGCCGGCGAGTCGGAGCCAGTCCTCTGTGCCGCCGACGTCCTGCGTTGCGGCCGCGACCTGTTCACGATGCGCACGGCCGGAACGAATCTCGCCGGCATCGAATGGCTGCGGCGGCACCTCAGGGCGACGCACGAGGTGCACGAGATCAAGCCACGCCTGCCGGTCGGAGGAATGCTCGACACGATCTTCTTGCCCCTCGCTCCGGGAGAGTTTCTCGTCCGCGACGCAGCAATCGATCCCACGCAACTGCCCGAAACCGTCCGCGCCGGCACCATCCGGATCGCGCCGAAGACATCGGTCCAGAACGCGAACCTCGCGATGAACGTGCTCCAGCTCGACCCGAAGCGCGTCCTGGTCGAGGAGTCACAGACCGACATGACCCGTGCGCTCACGAGTTGGGGATATGACGTGCGCCCCGTGCCTCTTGACGGTTATGCCGTGCTCGGTGGATCGCTGCGCCGCGCGACGCTCGACATTCGACGTCGGAGCGAACGGCCTACGAGCTAG
- a CDS encoding ATP-binding cassette domain-containing protein, protein MTDPNPNPSGNASEAEITVRDLTMAYGSFVLMRDIDFSVQRSSIFIIMGGSGSGKSTLLRHMIGLKEPAKGEIFYGKESFTKAHAADRERMVRRLGVLFQSGALFSSLTLAENIGLPLGEYTDLSPGDIRELASLKLALVGLRGFEDFYPAEISGGMQKRAGLARALALDPDVLFFDEPSAGLDPISSRRLDELLLELRDNLGATIAVVTHELASIFTIADDCVFLDPESRTMIATGNPRELRDHSDDPRVRTFLRRGEDGAEAG, encoded by the coding sequence ATGACGGATCCGAATCCAAACCCGAGCGGCAACGCTTCCGAGGCCGAAATCACCGTACGCGACCTCACGATGGCGTACGGAAGCTTCGTTCTGATGCGCGACATCGACTTCTCCGTCCAGCGCAGCAGCATCTTCATCATCATGGGCGGCAGCGGGAGCGGGAAAAGCACACTCCTCCGTCACATGATCGGCCTCAAAGAGCCCGCAAAGGGCGAGATCTTCTACGGCAAAGAGAGCTTCACCAAAGCCCACGCCGCGGATCGCGAGCGCATGGTGCGACGACTCGGCGTGCTCTTCCAGAGCGGCGCCCTGTTCAGCTCGTTGACCCTCGCCGAGAACATCGGGCTTCCCCTGGGTGAGTACACCGACCTGAGCCCCGGCGACATCCGCGAACTCGCGTCTTTGAAGCTGGCGCTCGTCGGTCTGCGCGGCTTCGAAGACTTCTACCCCGCCGAGATCAGTGGCGGGATGCAGAAACGGGCCGGGCTCGCCCGCGCGCTGGCGTTGGACCCCGACGTGCTCTTCTTCGACGAGCCGTCGGCCGGCCTCGACCCGATCAGCTCACGACGCCTCGACGAACTCCTTCTCGAACTTCGCGACAACCTGGGCGCGACCATCGCGGTCGTGACCCACGAGCTGGCCAGTATCTTCACCATCGCGGACGACTGCGTGTTCCTCGACCCCGAGAGCCGCACGATGATCGCGACCGGGAACCCCCGCGAATTGCGGGACCATTCGGACGACCCTCGCGTGCGCACGTTTCTGCGGCGAGGCGAGGATGGGGCGGAGGCAGGATGA
- a CDS encoding thiolase family protein — translation MATETLEKKACITGIGQSEIGRRLYRDPLELTIDGCLAAVKDAGLEISDIDGLSTYPGMAIGNPGFSGASATDLHDALRLELSWFDSGIETSGQLGAVIKACLAVGAGLAKHVLCFRSVFEGSAQGAGGRQGIGSEGGSGFRASGPLSWTLPFAAPSAAIWIALFAQKHFHEYGTTREQLAQIPINARKNAGLNPNAIYRDPMSMEDYFAARMISEPFCLFDCDVPCDGATAFVVSHVDHAKDLRKTPIQVEAVGTALRGRPSWDQFDDLTTMATRDAGAHLWTRTDLKPSDVDILEAYDGFSFLTLSWLEALGFCKPGEGGPFIEGGQRIARDGELPINTHGGQLSAGRLHGFGFLHEACVQLWGEGGERQVPKAPEVAVAAAGGGNTCGCLLLTRG, via the coding sequence ATGGCGACCGAGACTCTGGAGAAGAAGGCCTGTATCACTGGGATAGGCCAGTCGGAGATCGGACGTCGTCTGTATCGGGATCCGTTGGAGCTCACGATCGACGGGTGTCTCGCGGCCGTGAAGGATGCCGGCCTCGAGATTTCGGACATCGACGGACTGTCGACCTATCCCGGGATGGCCATCGGCAACCCGGGCTTCAGCGGGGCGAGCGCCACGGACCTGCACGACGCGCTGCGCTTGGAACTCAGCTGGTTTGACTCGGGCATCGAGACCTCCGGCCAGCTCGGCGCGGTGATCAAGGCTTGTCTCGCTGTCGGTGCGGGGCTCGCAAAGCACGTCCTGTGCTTCCGCAGCGTGTTCGAGGGAAGTGCGCAGGGTGCGGGGGGCCGCCAGGGGATCGGCTCGGAGGGAGGGAGCGGTTTCCGAGCGAGTGGCCCTCTCTCGTGGACGTTGCCGTTCGCCGCGCCGTCCGCGGCCATCTGGATCGCGCTTTTCGCACAAAAGCACTTTCACGAGTACGGGACGACGCGCGAACAGCTCGCACAGATTCCGATCAACGCCCGCAAGAACGCCGGCCTCAATCCCAATGCGATCTACCGCGACCCCATGTCGATGGAGGACTATTTCGCCGCCCGGATGATTTCTGAGCCGTTCTGCCTCTTCGACTGCGATGTGCCATGCGACGGGGCGACCGCCTTCGTCGTCTCGCACGTCGACCACGCGAAGGATCTCCGGAAGACGCCGATCCAGGTGGAGGCGGTGGGCACGGCCCTACGCGGCCGACCCTCGTGGGATCAATTCGACGACCTGACGACGATGGCGACCCGCGATGCCGGAGCGCATCTCTGGACACGTACGGATCTGAAGCCGTCGGATGTCGACATTCTCGAAGCGTACGACGGATTCAGTTTCCTCACGCTTTCCTGGCTCGAAGCTCTCGGCTTCTGCAAGCCGGGGGAGGGCGGTCCCTTCATCGAGGGCGGGCAGCGGATCGCGCGTGATGGAGAGCTTCCGATCAACACCCACGGTGGGCAGCTATCCGCAGGGCGACTGCACGGGTTCGGTTTTCTCCACGAAGCGTGCGTGCAGCTTTGGGGTGAAGGGGGCGAGCGTCAGGTGCCGAAGGCCCCCGAAGTCGCGGTTGCCGCTGCCGGGGGTGGAAATACCTGCGGCTGCCTATTGCTGACCCGGGGATGA
- a CDS encoding YfcE family phosphodiesterase, whose translation MRIGVVSDTHDNARNVARIVEVLNRAEVDRVVHTGDITRGATLEKLAHIDAPLFGVYGNNDVLREELDAAAERLDIRLAEPPFEAVWEGREILVVHDPREVEGALRKPHDLVLHGHNHLRVHDQTPQRLIFNPGECAGHLEGHNAVGVVDLGTLSAEVLLF comes from the coding sequence ATGCGGATCGGAGTCGTAAGCGACACTCACGACAATGCGCGGAACGTCGCGCGCATCGTGGAGGTGTTGAATCGCGCGGAGGTGGATCGCGTGGTTCACACCGGCGACATCACCCGGGGTGCGACTCTGGAGAAACTCGCACACATCGATGCCCCGCTCTTCGGTGTGTACGGGAACAACGACGTGCTGCGAGAGGAGCTGGATGCGGCCGCGGAGCGCCTCGACATTCGCTTGGCCGAGCCGCCCTTCGAGGCGGTCTGGGAAGGTCGAGAGATCCTCGTGGTGCACGATCCGCGGGAGGTCGAAGGCGCGCTCCGCAAACCGCACGATCTGGTACTCCACGGCCACAATCATCTCCGCGTTCATGATCAGACGCCGCAGCGACTGATCTTCAATCCCGGCGAATGCGCCGGTCACCTCGAGGGGCACAACGCCGTCGGGGTGGTCGACCTCGGTACCCTTTCCGCCGAGGTCCTGCTCTTTTGA
- a CDS encoding HIT family protein: MPHDPNCIFCLIVAGKADANKVYEDEHTLVFMDIFPVSDGHTLLIPKSHCKDLFDADPEALSSLMATSKRVATALREAVRPEGMMVFQLNGAAAGQTVFHYHMHLLPRWADQPLELHTRKPGDPARLAELATKIAAVLD, from the coding sequence ATGCCCCATGATCCCAACTGCATCTTCTGCCTGATCGTTGCGGGGAAGGCAGACGCGAACAAGGTCTACGAGGACGAACACACGCTCGTTTTCATGGATATTTTCCCCGTATCCGACGGGCACACGCTGCTCATCCCGAAGAGCCACTGCAAGGACCTGTTCGATGCAGATCCCGAAGCGCTGTCCTCGCTGATGGCGACGTCCAAGCGGGTCGCGACGGCTCTGCGCGAGGCCGTCCGCCCGGAAGGCATGATGGTTTTCCAGCTGAACGGAGCCGCGGCCGGACAGACCGTCTTCCACTATCACATGCATCTTCTCCCGCGCTGGGCGGATCAACCGCTGGAACTTCACACGCGTAAGCCGGGCGATCCCGCACGACTGGCCGAGTTGGCCACGAAGATTGCGGCCGTGTTGGACTAG
- a CDS encoding PqiC family protein: MIRRAMDPMRFAPLLVALFATGCSLFSAPTVTPTRFFVLTGDRTLSSGTDSNAKVSIGVGPFTFPRYLSRKQMVRRTDPNQVVFSQFNKWAEPVEAGFLRVMAENIGWAIGTSQVLLFPWYEIPLEYQVKGEVLRFETNDDSEAVLECVWTVYQLHQKKYLVTRHADLRRPITSDNPDDIAATLSALTADLAREIGRTVLTEAATHRR; this comes from the coding sequence ATGATCCGACGTGCCATGGATCCCATGAGATTCGCCCCGCTGCTGGTCGCGCTGTTCGCAACCGGCTGCTCGCTGTTCAGCGCGCCCACGGTGACCCCGACGCGCTTCTTCGTACTCACCGGCGACCGAACGCTCAGCAGCGGCACCGACAGCAACGCAAAGGTGTCGATCGGCGTCGGCCCGTTCACGTTCCCGCGCTACCTGTCACGGAAGCAGATGGTGCGACGGACGGACCCGAACCAGGTCGTGTTCTCGCAGTTCAACAAATGGGCGGAGCCCGTGGAAGCGGGCTTCCTGCGGGTCATGGCGGAGAATATCGGCTGGGCGATAGGCACCAGCCAGGTCCTGCTCTTTCCGTGGTACGAGATCCCGCTCGAGTACCAGGTGAAGGGTGAAGTCCTCCGATTCGAGACGAACGACGATAGCGAGGCCGTCCTCGAGTGCGTCTGGACGGTCTACCAACTCCATCAGAAGAAGTACCTCGTGACACGCCACGCCGACCTGCGTCGACCGATCACTTCGGACAACCCCGACGACATCGCAGCTACGTTGAGCGCACTCACGGCCGACCTCGCTCGCGAGATCGGGCGCACCGTACTCACCGAAGCCGCGACCCACCGGCGCTGA
- a CDS encoding Zn-ribbon domain-containing OB-fold protein: MTTDETPPFRLLPRLTDLNRPFWTGGEQGELRFLRCGDCGTRIHPPVGVCYQDHSKNVAPEAVSGRAKVATYTVNHQMWMPGPELPYVVAIVEIEEDPTIRLTTNIVGCAPEDVYIGMPVEVVFEKQPDGEDVIWIPLFRPAGGEA, from the coding sequence TTGACTACAGACGAAACCCCACCCTTTCGCTTGCTCCCGCGGCTCACGGATCTGAATCGCCCGTTCTGGACCGGTGGGGAACAGGGAGAGTTGCGCTTCCTTCGGTGTGGCGACTGCGGGACGCGGATCCACCCGCCGGTGGGGGTCTGTTACCAAGACCATTCGAAGAATGTCGCGCCGGAGGCGGTCTCAGGAAGGGCGAAGGTCGCGACGTACACGGTGAACCACCAGATGTGGATGCCGGGACCGGAGCTTCCGTACGTCGTCGCCATCGTCGAGATCGAGGAGGATCCGACGATTCGCCTCACGACCAACATCGTCGGGTGCGCGCCCGAAGACGTCTACATCGGGATGCCGGTCGAGGTGGTCTTCGAGAAGCAGCCCGATGGAGAGGACGTCATCTGGATCCCGCTCTTCCGACCCGCCGGAGGGGAAGCTTGA
- a CDS encoding 2-hydroxychromene-2-carboxylate isomerase, translating into MVAVVEFWFEFASTYSHPAVQRIGTLAEDRGVPLVWRPFLLGPIFGAQGWADSPFNLYPAKGAYMWRDLERVCAAHGIRWRKPSVFPRNGLTAARVTVAADGEAWQPDLIRALYRANFVDDREIGEPEIVAEVLASIGQDPTRWLERASATETKTRLRLQTERAVELGIFGAPSVTVGTELFWGDDRLEAALDLAAKSD; encoded by the coding sequence GTGGTGGCTGTCGTCGAGTTCTGGTTCGAGTTCGCCAGTACCTACTCCCATCCCGCCGTCCAGCGGATCGGGACATTGGCTGAGGACCGCGGGGTTCCTCTCGTCTGGCGGCCGTTCCTCCTGGGCCCGATCTTCGGCGCCCAGGGCTGGGCCGACTCGCCGTTCAACCTCTACCCCGCAAAGGGCGCGTACATGTGGCGGGATCTCGAACGAGTCTGCGCGGCGCACGGCATCCGCTGGCGGAAGCCGTCGGTGTTCCCGCGCAACGGCCTGACCGCCGCGCGCGTCACGGTCGCCGCCGACGGCGAAGCCTGGCAGCCCGACCTCATCCGCGCGCTCTATCGCGCAAACTTCGTCGACGACCGCGAGATCGGCGAGCCGGAGATCGTCGCCGAGGTCCTGGCGTCGATCGGGCAAGACCCTACCCGGTGGCTCGAACGAGCCTCCGCCACCGAGACGAAGACTCGCCTGCGTCTGCAGACCGAGCGTGCAGTCGAGCTCGGCATCTTCGGCGCGCCCAGCGTCACTGTGGGAACCGAGCTGTTTTGGGGCGACGACCGACTCGAAGCGGCACTCGACCTCGCTGCGAAATCTGACTGA
- a CDS encoding ABC transporter permease has product MADPLDTLAGIPHSGVDVSAEREVSLDRSPGGALRVRLSGAWGLDEGEGLPPVEPVRRELSTDPPPNQVEFDVSQLSGWDSGVLSFLVQVDDLCTERGVATDRASLPEGLRRMVELATAVPETKDAKDNSGKPSGMVARLGAATQSASEGGGEMVTFMGEVTASIGRMFRGQARFRMVDLWSFVQDCGVQALPIVTLISFLVGLILAFVGAVQLEQFGAQIYVANLVGIAMAREMGAMMAAIIMAGRTGAAFAAQLGTMRVNQEIDALQVMGLPPMDFLVLPRVIALCLMMPLLTLYADLVGIIGGGVVGAAMLDLTPVVYWDQTVYGVTLNDFTTGLIKASVFGMLIAFSGCLRGMQCGNSASAVGDAATSAVVTGIVMIIVADATFTVVFNIIGF; this is encoded by the coding sequence TTGGCTGATCCGTTGGACACACTTGCGGGGATTCCGCACAGTGGCGTGGACGTGTCCGCTGAGCGCGAGGTAAGCCTCGACCGGTCGCCCGGAGGTGCCCTGCGGGTGCGACTTTCGGGTGCGTGGGGTTTAGATGAGGGTGAGGGGTTGCCGCCGGTCGAGCCGGTTCGGCGCGAGCTCTCCACCGATCCGCCGCCCAACCAGGTCGAATTCGACGTGAGCCAGCTTTCCGGCTGGGACAGCGGCGTGCTGAGCTTCCTCGTCCAGGTCGACGATCTCTGCACCGAACGCGGCGTGGCGACCGACCGTGCGAGCCTTCCGGAAGGGCTCCGGCGGATGGTCGAGTTGGCCACCGCCGTCCCGGAAACGAAGGACGCCAAAGACAACTCCGGCAAGCCGTCCGGCATGGTCGCCCGGCTCGGCGCCGCGACGCAGAGCGCCTCCGAAGGCGGCGGCGAGATGGTCACCTTCATGGGTGAGGTCACGGCTTCGATCGGCCGGATGTTCCGCGGGCAGGCCCGCTTCCGGATGGTCGACCTGTGGTCGTTCGTTCAGGACTGCGGCGTCCAGGCTCTGCCGATCGTCACACTGATCAGCTTTCTCGTCGGGCTGATCCTCGCCTTCGTCGGCGCGGTCCAGCTCGAGCAGTTCGGCGCACAGATCTACGTCGCGAATCTCGTCGGAATCGCGATGGCGAGAGAGATGGGCGCCATGATGGCTGCCATCATCATGGCCGGGCGAACCGGAGCGGCATTCGCCGCCCAACTCGGGACCATGCGCGTCAATCAGGAGATCGACGCTCTGCAGGTCATGGGTCTCCCACCGATGGACTTCCTGGTCCTTCCGCGGGTGATCGCGCTTTGCTTGATGATGCCCCTCCTCACACTATACGCCGATCTCGTCGGCATCATCGGCGGCGGTGTCGTCGGGGCCGCGATGCTCGACCTGACCCCCGTCGTCTACTGGGACCAGACCGTCTACGGCGTGACCCTCAATGACTTCACGACGGGCCTCATCAAGGCATCGGTCTTCGGAATGCTCATCGCCTTCTCGGGCTGCCTGCGCGGGATGCAGTGCGGCAACAGCGCGTCCGCGGTCGGCGACGCGGCAACGTCGGCCGTCGTCACCGGCATCGTGATGATCATCGTAGCTGACGCGACGTTTACCGTCGTGTTCAACATCATCGGTTTCTAG
- a CDS encoding MlaD family protein, with protein sequence MKKASPTLIGVFVLGAIALALGGVIIFGSGKFFEKRTRIIMYFEGSVNGLSVGSPLKFKGVPIGSVAEIRLMVDQEENIVAIPVVAEIDDGKVATDLGTSLHLNDQNINELVQAGLRATLESQSLVTGLLFVGLDIVPDSGAATLHIQSQYPQIPTLPSTFEQFSATLTEVLKQVRQVDFKKLGDGITQTVDGLNKIVNSPEIADTIEELDQTLVAMRQAIEEINNAVGPVTQNFEDATKEATKVFDTLRQTIETAQALIQPDAPLAYELEQTIKDVGGAARALKQLADLVDEQPTVLLYGKEGERE encoded by the coding sequence ATGAAAAAGGCGAGTCCGACCCTGATCGGGGTCTTCGTCCTGGGAGCCATCGCGTTGGCCCTAGGCGGTGTGATCATCTTCGGCTCCGGGAAGTTCTTCGAGAAAAGAACCCGGATCATCATGTACTTCGAAGGATCCGTGAACGGTTTGTCCGTCGGATCCCCGCTCAAGTTCAAGGGTGTCCCGATCGGCTCGGTGGCGGAGATTCGCTTGATGGTCGACCAGGAGGAGAACATCGTCGCGATTCCCGTCGTCGCGGAGATCGACGACGGCAAAGTCGCGACCGACCTTGGAACCTCTCTCCACCTCAATGATCAGAACATCAACGAACTCGTCCAGGCGGGACTCCGCGCGACCCTCGAAAGCCAGAGTCTCGTCACCGGGCTTCTGTTCGTGGGCCTCGACATCGTGCCCGATAGCGGCGCGGCCACACTGCACATCCAGAGCCAGTACCCCCAGATCCCCACGCTGCCCTCGACCTTCGAGCAGTTCAGCGCGACGCTGACCGAGGTGCTGAAGCAGGTCCGCCAGGTCGACTTCAAGAAGCTCGGCGACGGGATCACGCAGACGGTCGACGGCCTCAACAAGATCGTGAACTCACCCGAGATCGCCGACACGATCGAGGAACTGGACCAGACTCTCGTGGCGATGCGCCAGGCGATCGAAGAGATCAACAACGCGGTAGGCCCGGTCACGCAGAACTTCGAAGACGCCACGAAGGAAGCGACGAAGGTTTTCGACACCCTTCGTCAGACGATCGAGACGGCGCAGGCGCTGATTCAGCCGGACGCCCCGCTCGCCTATGAACTCGAACAAACCATCAAGGACGTGGGCGGCGCCGCACGTGCTCTGAAGCAGCTCGCAGACCTGGTCGACGAACAACCCACCGTGCTCCTGTACGGCAAGGAAGGGGAGAGGGAATGA